One part of the Ignisphaera cupida genome encodes these proteins:
- a CDS encoding DsbA family protein, translated as MNKLLIVVVIAVAIAGALIGLWYFLNVSSKPSTQVCQINKDNTFFVIYYSIPPNATVFNHLMQSIQSYITSNSSGAINLTLTLCIRKFSEVDEATRNLLSPYKTFPIFGIYTSKDLSAAKGISNLFDVSGRYYIARENITIGVYSYLAYYGVSILKEPRVFIETFEKPNISLGETPVIGSLNAKYYLIIYEDAWCPFCAKFYKESIPTIEHFVSNNTFAIVLKNLIVHSGVVNIHRNLTSLYVVTKNATLVFNLMKKIYDYVYTGSNPSPEIVASMIKNLTGIDKFDVNLNKIDEIIKNDELESRRYGVFGTPGIVIWSRESGRGVVIVGYASADDILNIVRSYLT; from the coding sequence TTGAATAAATTATTAATTGTCGTGGTCATAGCTGTGGCTATAGCTGGAGCATTAATAGGTTTGTGGTATTTTTTAAATGTTTCGAGCAAACCATCAACACAAGTATGCCAAATAAATAAAGATAACACATTCTTTGTTATATACTATAGCATTCCCCCCAATGCAACTGTTTTCAATCATTTGATGCAGAGTATTCAAAGCTATATCACCTCTAACAGCAGTGGAGCAATAAACCTAACACTCACACTTTGTATTAGAAAATTCTCTGAGGTGGATGAAGCTACAAGAAACTTGCTAAGCCCTTATAAAACATTCCCCATATTCGGTATTTACACATCAAAGGATTTGTCTGCGGCGAAGGGAATTTCAAATTTATTTGATGTTAGTGGAAGATACTATATTGCAAGAGAGAACATTACAATAGGAGTTTATAGCTACTTGGCATACTACGGTGTTTCGATATTGAAAGAGCCAAGGGTTTTTATTGAAACTTTTGAAAAGCCTAATATTAGTTTGGGGGAAACGCCTGTTATAGGCTCATTGAATGCTAAATACTATCTAATTATATATGAGGATGCTTGGTGCCCATTTTGTGCAAAGTTTTATAAAGAGTCCATACCAACTATAGAGCATTTTGTTTCAAATAATACATTTGCAATTGTTTTAAAGAACCTTATAGTGCATTCAGGTGTTGTTAATATTCACAGAAACTTGACAAGTTTATATGTAGTAACAAAAAATGCTACACTAGTATTCAATTTGATGAAGAAAATATATGATTATGTGTATACTGGATCAAACCCTTCGCCAGAAATTGTTGCTTCAATGATAAAGAATTTAACTGGTATTGATAAATTTGATGTTAATTTGAATAAAATTGATGAAATTATTAAAAACGATGAGCTGGAGTCACGAAGATATGGAGTATTTGGGACACCAGGTATTGTGATATGGAGTAGGGAGAGTGGTAGAGGTGTTGTGATTGTTGGATATGCATCAGCAGATGATATTCTAAATATTGTTAGAAGCTATTTAACATAA
- a CDS encoding ATP/GTP-binding protein produces MTKNVIMFIGPAGCGKSTLVYAYSSWLVKEFGASVFKVNLDTAAEYIPYEPDFDVSFYINAHRIAKEFGLGPNGALVKSMDMLAENTRIIEKAIGDANADFILVDTPGQMEVFIFRDVAPKIVEVFKRMANNVLALFILDAGVIKRVEDYVFTSIMSVALQARLGIDVVPVINKIDVYPNLELIGDVISDVDIVTEKLRNSGLYGEMLSKVMDVIWLYSKATRVPRVSAKNMQGLEELHRIVHELTCSCGDLT; encoded by the coding sequence TTGACAAAAAACGTTATCATGTTTATTGGTCCTGCTGGATGTGGCAAGTCAACACTAGTCTATGCATATTCGAGTTGGTTGGTTAAGGAATTTGGTGCAAGTGTTTTCAAAGTTAATTTGGATACAGCAGCTGAGTATATTCCCTATGAACCTGATTTTGATGTGAGTTTCTATATAAATGCTCATAGAATTGCTAAGGAGTTTGGCCTTGGACCAAACGGTGCTCTTGTAAAGTCTATGGACATGCTTGCTGAGAATACTCGAATCATTGAAAAAGCTATTGGAGATGCCAATGCTGATTTTATTCTTGTTGATACACCAGGTCAGATGGAGGTATTTATTTTTAGAGATGTTGCTCCAAAAATTGTTGAGGTTTTCAAAAGAATGGCTAACAATGTTCTTGCTCTCTTTATTCTTGATGCAGGTGTTATTAAAAGAGTTGAGGACTATGTATTTACATCAATAATGTCTGTAGCTCTTCAAGCAAGACTTGGAATTGATGTTGTTCCAGTTATAAACAAAATTGATGTTTATCCAAATCTGGAGCTTATAGGAGATGTGATAAGCGATGTGGATATAGTGACTGAGAAACTGAGAAACAGTGGATTGTATGGAGAAATGCTGTCAAAGGTAATGGATGTTATATGGCTTTACAGCAAAGCAACTAGAGTGCCAAGGGTATCAGCAAAAAATATGCAGGGACTTGAAGAACTTCATAGAATAGTTCATGAACTCACATGTAGCTGTGGCGATTTAACATAG
- a CDS encoding YfcE family phosphodiesterase, which yields MALEKRLILIISDSHIHERADWFPKEFVEMFKSRKYDAVIHAGDVVDQDVLDYIERLGKRLVVVQGNMDYLDLPEEEVFDVFGIRIGVVHGDQVRPRGNISALTMIARRMGVSILVSGHTHSPFVTVYSSVLHINPGSVTGVWGGGGGSFTPSFIEMELYSNGVTNITLYQLERNRITSKEETITLYPTS from the coding sequence ATGGCTTTGGAGAAGCGCTTAATACTTATAATATCTGATAGCCATATTCATGAGAGAGCTGATTGGTTTCCAAAGGAGTTTGTTGAGATGTTTAAGAGTAGAAAATATGATGCTGTTATACATGCTGGTGATGTTGTTGATCAAGATGTTCTGGACTATATTGAGAGATTGGGAAAGAGACTAGTTGTTGTGCAAGGAAATATGGATTATCTTGATTTGCCTGAGGAAGAGGTTTTTGATGTTTTTGGAATAAGAATTGGTGTTGTTCATGGTGATCAGGTTAGGCCAAGGGGTAACATAAGTGCTTTAACTATGATCGCAAGGAGAATGGGGGTATCAATTCTTGTTTCTGGCCATACACACTCACCATTTGTAACAGTATACTCAAGTGTTTTGCATATTAACCCGGGTTCTGTTACTGGTGTATGGGGTGGTGGAGGAGGCTCATTTACACCATCATTTATAGAAATGGAGCTATACAGCAATGGAGTAACTAATATAACTCTTTACCAACTTGAAAGGAATAGGATTACATCGAAAGAGGAGACAATAACTCTTTACCCAACAAGCTAG
- a CDS encoding PadR family transcriptional regulator, translating into MFRPTQKEFEFNTALIILYALSKGPAHGYEIMRRIEEEFFIHKSPGILYPSLRKLVSMGYIEVSGQGMKGRKIMRIYKITESGVKFLESHMQRIEFIKRFFKGMRIFESVGGSRVREAIFKLVEVLPSAGEDDLNLLRSYIDVFVKSLEDLRNRILSRGE; encoded by the coding sequence ATGTTTAGACCAACGCAAAAGGAATTTGAATTCAATACAGCACTCATAATACTCTATGCTCTTTCCAAAGGCCCTGCACATGGCTATGAGATTATGAGAAGAATAGAGGAAGAGTTCTTTATTCATAAAAGTCCTGGCATTTTATACCCATCTCTAAGAAAACTTGTTTCCATGGGTTATATAGAGGTTAGTGGCCAGGGTATGAAGGGAAGAAAGATTATGAGAATATATAAAATAACTGAAAGTGGTGTGAAGTTTCTTGAAAGCCATATGCAAAGAATTGAGTTTATAAAGAGGTTTTTTAAGGGTATGAGGATTTTTGAAAGTGTTGGTGGGAGTAGGGTTAGGGAAGCAATCTTTAAACTTGTTGAGGTTTTGCCTAGTGCAGGTGAAGATGATTTGAATCTTCTGAGGAGTTACATTGATGTTTTTGTGAAGTCTCTTGAGGATCTTAGAAACAGGATTTTGTCTAGAGGTGAATAG
- a CDS encoding ATP-binding cassette domain-containing protein, translated as MENDIVVENLVKRYGSIEAVRGISFQVRSGEVFGFLGPNGAGKTTTINILATLLKPTSGKAFVAGYDVVSQPAKVRKSIGIVFQDPSLDDNLTGYENLYIHGRLYGLRGQSLRERIEEALKFVELWEFKDRLVRNYSGGMRRRLEIARAMLHIPRILFLDEPTIGLDPQTRVHIWDYIKRLNKEYGTTIFLTTHYMEEAEMLCDRIAIIDHGKIIALGTAEELKSMVSSDIVYVKLAKNDGEICSKLSITGVENCKVVESNTVALQVKKASEAIPAILLHLEKLEMRVVEVSYRRPSLNDVFIHLTGREIRDSEGSFIEIARMRHRARMR; from the coding sequence ATGGAAAATGATATAGTTGTTGAAAATCTTGTTAAAAGATATGGATCTATTGAAGCTGTTAGAGGAATAAGCTTTCAGGTTAGAAGTGGGGAGGTGTTTGGGTTTTTAGGACCTAATGGAGCTGGAAAAACAACAACAATAAACATATTAGCAACTTTGCTTAAACCTACATCAGGTAAAGCTTTTGTAGCTGGATATGATGTTGTTTCGCAACCTGCTAAGGTCAGGAAGAGTATTGGTATTGTGTTTCAAGATCCTTCGTTAGATGATAACTTGACTGGTTATGAGAATCTCTATATTCATGGAAGATTATATGGGTTGAGGGGGCAGAGTCTTAGAGAAAGAATTGAGGAGGCACTAAAATTTGTTGAGCTTTGGGAATTCAAAGACAGACTTGTGAGAAACTATTCAGGTGGTATGAGAAGAAGACTGGAAATTGCTAGAGCAATGCTTCACATACCAAGAATACTCTTCCTAGATGAGCCAACAATTGGTTTAGATCCTCAGACAAGGGTTCATATATGGGACTATATAAAGAGGTTGAACAAGGAGTATGGAACAACAATCTTTTTAACAACGCATTACATGGAGGAGGCTGAGATGTTGTGTGATAGAATAGCTATTATAGACCATGGAAAAATAATAGCCTTGGGAACAGCTGAAGAGCTAAAGTCTATGGTTAGTTCAGACATTGTTTATGTGAAACTGGCTAAAAACGATGGTGAGATATGTTCAAAACTTTCAATAACTGGTGTAGAGAATTGCAAAGTTGTTGAGAGCAATACAGTTGCTTTGCAAGTTAAAAAAGCTTCTGAGGCAATACCTGCAATACTTCTTCATCTAGAAAAACTTGAGATGAGAGTTGTAGAGGTTAGCTATAGAAGACCATCTCTAAATGATGTATTCATACACTTAACTGGTAGAGAGATAAGGGATAGTGAGGGAAGTTTCATAGAAATAGCTAGAATGAGACATAGAGCTAGGATGAGGTGA
- a CDS encoding ABC transporter permease, with protein MLEYVYIMAYRQIKRFWRARSRIAGTIVNNILWLLFFGLGWAYTLRGQQFQMLFKGLDYLSFLLPATFATSIFQASFMGGISVIWDKQFGFLKEVLVAPAPRYLTILGRALGDSIVSLTNGLIMLAMGFALTSRLNPMGLPIALAIGFVMAIGFTSMGIAIASSMRSPEGFQLIVGTVTMPMTLLSGSMFPLNMTPTWMQILALISPLTYAVDLCRYYLSGVSFLNMVYPWLGQETEILLLIATSLMLMVIAMKMFERTTIE; from the coding sequence ATGCTGGAGTATGTTTATATAATGGCTTATAGACAAATAAAAAGGTTTTGGAGAGCAAGATCAAGAATTGCAGGTACGATAGTAAATAACATTCTATGGCTACTATTCTTTGGGCTTGGCTGGGCATATACATTAAGGGGGCAGCAATTCCAAATGCTTTTTAAAGGACTAGACTATCTATCTTTTCTATTACCAGCAACATTTGCAACATCAATATTCCAAGCCAGTTTCATGGGTGGAATATCAGTTATATGGGATAAGCAGTTTGGTTTTCTAAAGGAAGTTCTTGTTGCACCAGCTCCACGATACTTAACAATTCTTGGAAGAGCACTTGGAGACTCAATAGTGTCTCTAACAAATGGTTTGATAATGCTTGCAATGGGCTTTGCATTAACATCTAGACTTAATCCAATGGGGCTTCCAATAGCACTTGCAATAGGCTTTGTAATGGCCATTGGCTTTACCTCAATGGGTATTGCAATAGCATCTTCCATGAGAAGTCCAGAAGGCTTTCAGTTAATAGTTGGAACAGTGACAATGCCAATGACTTTGCTAAGTGGATCCATGTTTCCACTTAACATGACTCCAACATGGATGCAAATTCTTGCACTAATATCCCCGCTAACCTATGCTGTTGATTTGTGTAGATACTACTTATCAGGGGTTTCATTTCTTAACATGGTTTATCCATGGCTTGGTCAAGAAACTGAGATTTTATTGCTAATAGCAACATCTTTAATGTTAATGGTGATTGCCATGAAAATGTTTGAGAGAACAACAATTGAGTAA
- a CDS encoding MarC family protein translates to MEIIEPYAIAMLSIQLFAIMDPLAALPTLLDITSLLPPDESKKLVNKAALAIFILLNIFSVVGGYILLFFGISLSALKTAAGAILMATAIDTLITGHKPEKIDVGTYVIVPIATPLIVGPGTMTLLITSARLYGLLNTLIASYIAFILTYFVMIVGREVARLAGTTFLQGLGRFMSIIIASFAVEMIASGIREYVKSFG, encoded by the coding sequence ATGGAAATTATAGAGCCATACGCTATAGCAATGCTATCAATACAGCTATTCGCCATAATGGATCCTCTAGCAGCACTACCAACACTTCTAGATATCACCTCGTTGCTACCACCAGATGAAAGCAAAAAACTTGTAAACAAAGCAGCTTTGGCAATATTCATCTTGCTAAACATCTTTAGTGTTGTCGGGGGATACATACTCCTATTTTTCGGCATAAGCCTATCAGCACTTAAAACAGCTGCAGGGGCAATACTCATGGCAACAGCAATAGACACCTTGATAACAGGACACAAGCCAGAGAAAATAGATGTTGGAACATATGTCATAGTTCCAATAGCAACACCTCTAATTGTTGGCCCAGGCACAATGACTTTGCTAATTACATCAGCAAGACTATATGGACTTCTAAACACGTTGATAGCATCATACATAGCTTTCATATTAACATACTTTGTTATGATAGTGGGAAGAGAGGTGGCAAGGCTTGCTGGAACAACATTTCTACAAGGTCTTGGAAGATTCATGTCAATAATAATAGCGTCTTTTGCTGTTGAAATGATTGCTTCTGGAATAAGGGAGTATGTAAAAAGCTTTGGATAA
- a CDS encoding DMT family transporter has protein sequence MGKAVHVMLFIVASISIGLASIFIRLSNASPIACAFWRLLIASIIIAFSPSGSTKHIFSKHTLYPFLAGIALATHFVLWMDSLFRVSVAVSTTIVVLYPIHLAIVETLKGEKPSILEVAGIVMGFASVITLSLYTSTHVGGSLIGVAESFAASIAAAIYFYIGKISRKFMALKEYAVTAYASASITTLLYSFIAKDNVFSYIPKSWPWLLALAVVPMIGGHTTMNYLLKFYKSSTVTSIALAEPAIASALAVIILGENMTTIHGIALALAISGTWIVLKSSKQ, from the coding sequence ATGGGTAAAGCAGTTCATGTAATGCTATTCATTGTTGCTTCTATTAGCATTGGGCTTGCATCCATATTTATTAGGCTTTCAAATGCTTCTCCCATTGCTTGTGCTTTTTGGAGACTTTTAATAGCATCAATAATAATAGCTTTTTCACCAAGTGGCTCAACAAAACATATTTTTTCTAAACACACTCTCTACCCCTTTCTAGCTGGGATTGCACTTGCAACTCATTTTGTTCTTTGGATGGATTCTTTATTCAGAGTTTCTGTAGCTGTTAGCACAACAATTGTTGTTTTATACCCAATTCACCTAGCCATTGTAGAGACTTTGAAAGGTGAAAAGCCAAGTATTTTGGAAGTAGCTGGAATTGTAATGGGTTTTGCAAGTGTTATTACACTCTCCCTATACACATCAACACATGTTGGAGGCAGTTTAATAGGTGTCGCAGAATCTTTTGCAGCATCTATAGCAGCTGCAATCTATTTCTACATTGGCAAAATTTCTAGAAAGTTCATGGCGCTAAAAGAATATGCTGTAACAGCATATGCTTCAGCATCCATAACAACACTTCTGTATAGCTTTATTGCCAAAGATAATGTGTTTTCCTATATCCCAAAATCGTGGCCATGGCTATTAGCACTAGCAGTTGTACCCATGATAGGTGGTCACACAACAATGAACTACTTGCTCAAATTCTACAAAAGCTCAACAGTAACATCGATAGCATTAGCAGAACCAGCAATAGCCTCAGCCTTAGCAGTTATTATTCTAGGAGAGAACATGACAACTATACACGGCATTGCACTAGCCTTGGCAATTTCTGGAACATGGATTGTTCTTAAAAGTAGCAAGCAATAA
- the yjjX gene encoding inosine/xanthosine triphosphatase, with translation MELRVCVGSKNPSKIEGVRRAFQAFFNNVDVKGCAVETGLPPQPIGIEITMRGARIRAEKALKCFSDCDFGVGVEAGFISFGEVFYDVQVTYIVDRNGFASYGFSPAFPIPKKFAELIIKGVFKELEEVVDNFYGTKNIGEKGGFIKLLTKGVVRREDLTYYSVIAALIPFINKDVYM, from the coding sequence ATGGAATTGAGGGTATGTGTTGGTAGTAAAAATCCTTCGAAGATAGAGGGTGTTAGAAGAGCTTTCCAAGCGTTTTTCAATAATGTTGATGTTAAGGGGTGCGCTGTTGAAACAGGTCTTCCGCCACAGCCAATAGGTATTGAAATAACTATGAGAGGTGCTAGAATAAGAGCTGAAAAGGCCTTGAAGTGTTTTAGTGATTGTGACTTTGGTGTTGGTGTTGAAGCTGGTTTTATAAGCTTTGGCGAAGTTTTTTACGATGTTCAAGTAACATACATTGTTGATAGAAATGGTTTTGCATCCTATGGCTTCTCCCCAGCTTTTCCAATACCCAAAAAATTTGCTGAGTTGATTATCAAAGGTGTTTTCAAAGAGCTTGAGGAAGTTGTTGACAATTTTTATGGCACTAAAAACATAGGGGAGAAGGGTGGCTTCATAAAACTGCTAACCAAAGGTGTTGTGCGTAGAGAGGATCTAACATACTACTCTGTTATAGCTGCTTTAATACCATTTATCAACAAAGATGTTTACATGTAA
- a CDS encoding S8 family serine peptidase, producing the protein MFNHKHLTSILLLVLLLAIALNNIVFWVLKVKALENANEYIIYFDEHAQLFQVISTTQCIVENVFWNIKAVLARCTPSAISIIKSFGFSTYPNINISIHSTLSSLRVVGSVQRISQGYGLLTNVTLAWSWAVSRVAADIALRYLNASIYSINIAILDTGIDPTHPLLAGKLVGWIEFDRKGRPVCSEPHDTYGHGTWVASIAAGGDGKRYVFGVAPNAKILSALVLPAGYGTSAQVLAGLDWVLKPYDCRKQPINVGRVNVVSMSFGASGNYSNVFLPAIEKLIENGIVAIAAIGNDGPYTSSNPGNIWGVIGVGATNFNDNVAWFSSFETVEWPEPPATWPFKGVYPKTYEKPDVVAPGVDVPGAFPGGLIAIDSGTSASTPIVAGVAAVVSEILYRKGLSGAKLVEAVYDVITSTTDFVNGSGSGKGLVNAFKAIAKALNFNIYSINVDVYPSEATPMSKAVAKIYNLYKETALSIYIAGVEIYKGLYRPGTVAVFTIPPTHIGGNEVIAVGIEKGSVYYGKKLIKINPDLILSTGIVGKVTNISSGEILNILVAGIGIGDIVAVYIGNNIVSFDISNLRGGIYSAVVTPFVAESNWYNVTLYDFSNPNVVLQKPLYISSRAVEVVTRIINATKIVNTTHVINNTYVKTYKLYTLLPLHISTKSYYVVGEESYIEVSSPVNISIQRVEIFTKPSDVVDVEIVNISNPYNNLYRIWIKPVAKKQFSYAEAVATIYVNVNESLLPYTTTLTILWQSPEKAIATGVNSTIKNATKGVTNIVLSIAANVTSQISSVAKELNNLKTYLDIVNSSLAKSYDEISKRIDLISKEVTIAYAIAFASIAIAVVALLQRRK; encoded by the coding sequence ATGTTTAATCACAAACACTTGACCTCAATACTTTTGCTTGTTCTTCTTCTAGCAATTGCCTTAAACAACATTGTCTTTTGGGTTTTAAAGGTTAAGGCTCTTGAAAATGCAAATGAGTACATCATCTACTTTGATGAACATGCACAACTCTTTCAAGTCATTTCCACAACTCAGTGTATTGTTGAAAATGTTTTTTGGAATATTAAAGCAGTTTTGGCTAGGTGTACACCAAGCGCTATTAGCATTATCAAAAGCTTTGGTTTTTCCACATACCCAAACATAAACATATCTATTCACTCAACATTGTCAAGTCTAAGAGTTGTTGGAAGTGTTCAGAGGATTAGCCAAGGCTATGGCTTGTTAACAAACGTGACACTTGCATGGTCTTGGGCAGTATCAAGAGTTGCTGCAGACATTGCTTTGAGATATTTAAACGCATCTATCTATAGCATAAACATAGCTATTCTGGATACAGGTATAGATCCAACACATCCACTATTAGCAGGTAAGCTTGTTGGGTGGATTGAGTTTGATAGAAAGGGAAGACCTGTTTGCTCAGAGCCTCACGATACCTATGGGCATGGGACGTGGGTTGCGAGCATAGCTGCTGGAGGTGATGGAAAAAGATATGTTTTTGGAGTAGCACCAAATGCTAAAATACTTTCAGCACTTGTTTTGCCAGCTGGGTATGGAACATCTGCCCAAGTTCTAGCTGGTCTCGACTGGGTTTTGAAGCCATATGACTGTAGGAAACAACCAATAAATGTTGGTAGAGTTAATGTTGTTTCAATGAGTTTTGGAGCATCTGGAAACTACTCAAATGTTTTTCTACCAGCAATAGAAAAGCTCATAGAAAATGGTATTGTGGCTATAGCTGCAATAGGCAACGATGGTCCATATACATCATCAAATCCTGGAAATATATGGGGTGTTATAGGTGTTGGGGCAACAAACTTCAACGATAATGTTGCGTGGTTTAGTAGTTTCGAAACTGTTGAGTGGCCAGAGCCTCCAGCAACATGGCCTTTTAAAGGGGTCTATCCCAAAACCTATGAAAAACCTGATGTTGTTGCTCCTGGTGTTGATGTTCCAGGGGCTTTCCCAGGTGGTTTAATAGCTATTGATAGTGGAACAAGTGCTTCCACACCAATTGTTGCTGGAGTAGCTGCTGTTGTTAGTGAAATTCTTTATAGAAAAGGGCTTAGCGGTGCTAAGCTAGTTGAAGCTGTTTACGATGTTATAACATCGACTACAGATTTTGTTAATGGTAGTGGCTCTGGAAAGGGTCTTGTAAATGCATTCAAGGCTATTGCAAAAGCACTTAACTTCAACATATATTCGATAAACGTAGATGTTTACCCATCTGAAGCAACACCAATGTCAAAAGCTGTTGCAAAAATCTACAATCTCTACAAAGAAACTGCTCTATCAATTTACATAGCTGGTGTAGAAATCTACAAAGGTCTTTATAGACCAGGTACCGTAGCTGTTTTCACAATTCCACCAACACACATTGGTGGTAACGAGGTTATTGCAGTAGGTATTGAGAAGGGGAGTGTTTACTATGGCAAAAAACTAATCAAAATAAACCCAGATTTAATCCTGTCGACAGGTATTGTAGGCAAGGTCACTAACATCTCAAGTGGTGAGATACTCAATATACTCGTTGCCGGCATTGGCATTGGCGATATTGTAGCTGTTTACATAGGAAACAACATTGTTTCTTTCGACATTTCTAATTTGAGAGGCGGAATATATTCAGCTGTTGTAACACCATTTGTTGCAGAAAGCAATTGGTATAATGTGACATTGTATGACTTTTCAAATCCAAATGTTGTGCTTCAAAAACCTTTGTATATATCGTCTAGAGCTGTTGAAGTTGTTACTAGAATAATAAATGCAACGAAAATAGTAAATACAACACATGTAATAAACAACACATATGTGAAGACATATAAGCTCTATACACTTCTGCCATTGCACATAAGCACTAAGAGCTATTATGTTGTTGGTGAGGAGAGCTACATAGAAGTATCGTCACCTGTTAACATATCAATTCAAAGGGTTGAGATATTTACAAAGCCAAGTGATGTAGTTGATGTGGAGATTGTAAATATTTCTAATCCATACAACAACCTGTACAGAATTTGGATAAAGCCTGTGGCGAAAAAGCAGTTTAGCTATGCAGAAGCTGTTGCAACAATATATGTTAATGTCAATGAGAGTTTATTGCCATATACAACAACATTAACAATTCTTTGGCAAAGTCCTGAAAAAGCCATTGCCACAGGTGTTAACAGCACAATTAAGAATGCTACTAAAGGTGTAACAAATATTGTATTGAGTATAGCAGCAAATGTGACTTCGCAAATAAGTAGCGTTGCTAAAGAACTAAACAATTTGAAAACATATCTGGATATTGTTAATAGTTCTTTGGCTAAAAGCTATGATGAGATAAGCAAAAGAATTGATTTGATATCAAAAGAGGTGACAATAGCCTATGCAATAGCTTTTGCATCTATAGCCATAGCTGTTGTAGCATTGCTTCAACGCAGAAAATGA
- a CDS encoding HAD family hydrolase, translating into MVVDAIIFDVDGTLALFPIDWDFVVAAIRKEFCTANSFLGFVNKCFGTDSFWRIHKILTEIELKSIEKLIVFDNSPKIVSSLCKSHSIGFVTMQSRDACFQALKKLGVDWCTKAVVTREDARNRFEQIAKAVKILGVKPQKALFIGDKILDVFAAYVNGLKAILVARNVKSFKISDTDDVEEDLEVLEIPIAHSLSEAVEVASRLGWVVKPGFDKGF; encoded by the coding sequence GTGGTTGTAGATGCAATAATATTTGATGTTGATGGAACACTAGCTTTGTTTCCAATTGACTGGGACTTTGTAGTGGCTGCTATTAGAAAAGAGTTTTGCACTGCCAATAGCTTTCTAGGCTTTGTAAACAAGTGTTTTGGAACAGACTCTTTCTGGAGGATACACAAAATTTTAACGGAAATTGAGTTAAAATCTATTGAGAAGCTCATAGTATTTGATAATTCTCCAAAAATAGTTTCTAGTTTGTGCAAGTCTCACAGTATTGGCTTTGTCACTATGCAAAGCAGAGATGCTTGTTTCCAAGCTCTTAAAAAGCTTGGTGTTGATTGGTGCACAAAAGCTGTTGTTACAAGAGAAGATGCTAGGAATAGGTTTGAGCAAATAGCAAAGGCTGTTAAGATTCTTGGTGTTAAACCACAGAAAGCTCTTTTCATAGGTGATAAAATTCTAGATGTTTTTGCTGCTTATGTTAATGGCTTAAAAGCAATACTTGTTGCTAGAAACGTTAAGAGCTTCAAGATTAGTGATACTGATGATGTTGAAGAGGATTTGGAGGTTCTTGAAATACCAATTGCACACAGTCTTTCAGAAGCTGTTGAGGTTGCTTCTAGACTTGGCTGGGTGGTAAAACCTGGTTTTGACAAAGGTTTTTAG